A window of the Cheilinus undulatus linkage group 21, ASM1832078v1, whole genome shotgun sequence genome harbors these coding sequences:
- the LOC121503503 gene encoding ferritin, middle subunit: MESQVRQNYHRDCEAAVNRMVNMELFASYTYTSMAYYFSRDDVALPGFAHFFKENSDEEREHAQKLLSFQNKRGGRIFLQDVKKPERDEWGSGLEAMQCALQLEKNVNQALLDLHKLASDHADPHLCDFLETHYLNEQVEAIKKLGDYITNLTRMDAHNNKMAEYLFDKHSLGSKS; encoded by the exons ATGGAGTCCCAAGTGCGTCAGAACTACCACCGCGACTGCGAGGCCGCCGTCAACAGGATGGTCAACATGGAGCTGTTTGCCTCTTACACCTACACTTCTATG GCCTATTACTTCTCCAGGGATGATGTGGCCCTTCCAGGCTTTGCCCATTTCTTTAAGGAGAACAGTGATGAAGAGAGGGAGCATGCTCAGAAGCTGCTGTCCTTCCAGAACAAGAGGGGAGGACGCAtctttttgcaggatgtcaag AAACCTGAGCGTGATGAGTGGGGCAGTGGGCTTGAAGCCATGCAGTGCGCCTTGCAGCTGGAGAAGAATGTCAACCAGGCTCTGCTGGACCTGCACAAGCTGGCCTCTGATCACGCAGACCCACAC CTGTGTGACTTCCTGGAGACTCACTACCTGAACGAGCAGGTTGAGGCCATCAAGAAGCTGGGTGACTACATCACTAACCTGACCCGCATGGATGCCCATAACAACAAGATGGCAGAGTACCTGTTTGACAAGCACTCCCTGGGCAGcaaaagttaa
- the aldh16a1 gene encoding aldehyde dehydrogenase family 16 member A1, producing MAGSTIKTVHDIFQSMEYGPAAASTTATAQAWLDHHSRSLGLFIDGKFIHPAGRQSRSLTDSKGGIVCSTVCAAEDDASQCASSAVSGYKAWSGLSCYQRAKMLLKLVSLLGQHGQCVSELCEACGASCSPSTLIRLLQYYSSWAQLRDTLISNWTPLGVVAVVVSDDCSLYSLMLKVLPALAMGNSVIVVPGQSTAPPVLLLAQLFTGAGLPAGALNVLTGSDVSLGAKVAQSPSISYLTYSGNKQDGLMLCKATAGLGIPISFSPFIGARCPFIIFESADIDSAVDGVIETAFRKKREVHWVLCVQESVLDSVVARLKLRLAGMKCVGLNSHEERALVDSAVLEAQQQGATLVQSCAAPSSGSQYPPTVLCGTAPSSPCVVNPSNGPLLPLMTFRSNSEAVTLGNHSPHGKAASIWTEDLTLALETAKSLSVGSVWVNSHSVSDPCLPVSGHKDSGTCTDGGQEGLYQFLRLSSSSSPLSRSLPVSLDYTKFGTAASPAVLPNESDSSSAPKPYLQFVGGKACKSVSGCSVAVQSPGGGNVLAYCPDGGRKDVRNAVEAAIKVQPGWMKKSPPARAQSLYSLAKGLESKRKDIATSINIQTGFSLDEADREVELGISKLSDWAAYCDKVKGGTLPMPQSGSALSYAEALGVVGVFLPDKNPLLSMVTLLGAAIATGNAVILVPSQKYPLPALAFIQVLQASDLPAGLVNVITGSRDQLTVALANHSVIKAIWYWGSAEGCQYLQHTCTSPLKTLRLFRQNDDGEDGGNDWCHPLVLEEMWRNAVQWKSVWIPTA from the exons ATGGCTGGTAGCACCATCAAGACTGTGCACGATATTTTTCAAAGCATGGAGTATGGACCAGCAGCAGCTTCAACCACTGCCACCGCACAG GCCTGGCTGGATCATCACTCTCGTTCCCTGGGTCTGTTTATTGATGGCAAGTTTATTCATCCAGCAGGCAGACAGAGTCGCTCCTTGACTGATTCTAAAG GTGGAATTGTGTGCAGCACAGTGTGTGCTGCAGAGGACGATGCCTCTCAATGTGCGTCCTCTGCTGTCAGTGGCTACAAGGCCTGGAGTGGACTGTCCTGCTACCAGAGAGCCAAAATGCTGCTCAA ACTGGTGAGCCTTCTCGGGCAGCACGGTCAGTGTGTGTCAGAGCTGTGTGAGGCTTGCGGGGCCTCCTGCTCACCTTCCACCCTCATCAGACTGCTGCAGTACTACAGCAGCTGGGCTCAGCTCAGAGACACCCTCATCAGCAACTGGACTCCACTTG gtgTAGTTGCAGTGGTTGTGTCCGATGACTGCTCTCTCTATTCCCTTATGCTCAAAGTCCTACCAGCACTGGCCATGG GAAACTCTGTCATTGTTGTCCCTGGTCAGAGCACAGCACCTCCTGTGCTGCTTCTTGCCCAGCTTTTTACAGGAGCAGGGCTTCCTGCTGGGGCTCTAAATGttttaacaggaagtgatgtgTCACTGGGTGCCAAAGTGGCCCAGAGCCCCAGCATCAGTTATCTTACCTACAGTGGCAACAAGCAG GATGGGCTGATGCTGTGTAAGGCCACAGCTGGGTTGGGCATTCCTATTTCTTTTTCACCCTTCATTGGTGCTAGATGTCCCTTTATCATCTTTGAATCTGCCGACATCGATAGTGCAGTTGATGGAGTGATAGAAACTGCTTTCAGGAAGAAAAGAGAG GTCCACTGGGTGTTGTGCGTTCAGGAGAGCGTGCTGGACAGTGTTGTGGCCCGTCTCAAGCTGCGCTTGGCAGGCATGAAATGTGTGGGCTTGAACAGCCATGAAGAAAGAGCCTTGGTGGACTCTGCAGTACTAGAAGCTCAGCAGCAGGGGGCCACG TTGGTTCAGTCCTGTGCTGCACCCTCATCAGGTTCCCAGTACCCTCCAACAGTGCTTTGTGGTACAGCCCCCTCCTCTCCATGTGTGGTCAATCCCTCTAATGGACCACTGCTGCCTCTCATGACCTTCAGAAGCAATTCAGAAGCAGTTACGCTCG GAAACCACAGTCCTCATGGCAAGGCAGCCTCTATCTGGACTGAAGACCTCACCCTGGCTCTGGAGACAGCTAAGAG TCTGTCAGTGGGCTCAGTTTGGGTGAATTCCCACTCAGTGTCTGACCCCTGTCTACCTGTCTCTGGTCACAAAGACAGTGGGACCTGCACTGATGGAGGACAAGAG GGTCTCTACCAGTTTCTGCGCCtatcctcttcttcctcccctCTTTCTCGCTCGCTCCCCGTCTCTCTGGACTACACAAAGTTTGGAACAGCAGCATCTCCAGCTGTCCTTCCTAATGAGTCAGATTCTTCCAG TGCTCCTAAGCCTTACTTACAGTTTGTTGGGGGTAAGGCATGTAAATCGGTGTCTGGCTGCAGTGTGGCAGTGCAGTCACCAGGGGGCGGTAATGTGTTAGCCTACTGTCCAGATGGAGGACGGAAAGATGTGCGTAATGCTGTGGAGGCTGCTATCAAAGTCCAGCCAGG TTGGATGAAAAAGAGTCCTCCTGCACGCGCTCAGTCACTTTACTCTCTGGCTAAGGGCCTGGAATCAAAGAGGAAGGACATAGCTACATCAATCAATATCCAGACCGGTTTCTCATTGGATGAAGCAGATAGGGAGGTTGAACTCGGCATCAGTAAACTAAGTGACTGGGCAGCTTACTGTGACAAAGTCAAAGGGGGAACCTTG CCCATGCCTCAGTCTGGCTCAGCTCTCTCCTATGCTGAGGCCTTAGGAGTGGTAGGGGTTTTCCTCCCTGACAAGAATCCCCTCCTGTCCATGGTGACACTTCTTGGGGCAGCTATCGCAACTGGCAATGCTGTTATCTTGGTCCCCAGTCAGAAGTACCCACTACCTGCTTTAGCATTTATCCAG GTCCTCCAGGCTTCAGACCTACCAGCAGGTTTGGTAAATGTCATTACTGGAAGTAGAGACCAACTGACAGTGGCTCTGGCTAATCACAGTGTCATCAAGGCCATCTGGTATTGGGGCAGTGCTGAG GGCTGTCAATACCTCCAGCATACCTGCACTAGCCCCCTGAAAACACTGCGCCTGTTCCGTCAAAACGATGATGGGGAGGATGGAGGAAACGACTGGTGTCATCCACTGGTCCTGGAGGAGATGTGGAGGAATGCAGTTCAGTGGAAAAGTGTCTGGATTCCCACAgcataa